One genomic window of Euwallacea fornicatus isolate EFF26 chromosome 7, ASM4011564v1, whole genome shotgun sequence includes the following:
- the SMC6 gene encoding structural maintenance of chromosomes protein 6, protein MSKSQPSKGSNRAQKRKPLTQLSQEETVSSSKRSRTSSEISNFSATERRAGTINYIILKNFMCHSFLDVDLRQKNINFLVGKNGSGKSAILTALIVGLGGRANLTNRGTSIKNFIKVGKPSSNIEIQLYNEGPMAYHPKKYGKTITISRNITASGGGSFKVKAESGAVISTHAKEVVNITTTLNIQVDNPVCLLTQDTARNFLSSNDPKKKFQLFMKATKLEMLENEYKAAISEKNKCSRDLEDKKASFEKLQEEINRLKVTIAGYKSIVELKDKKLELQNEIQWSQVQDIEKELAEEQQKVDKIDEKMKELELQNNRKAQEIEEIEQTVQENERHIATLKRDLEVKKRPQADMKRELEELKNAFMETKKVKQNLDIEIVSKRKDMEYLAQEIANTNKNMSQVEQQKRERMNNLSQLQNRLKGANEHLATCANDRFQVKNDITKKREDADSLKLEIKHINQCINQEESNLKALRTEQGNSLMLYGTSIPKVKEMIRSQRSSFKYEPKGPLGSYIKLKDKKWAIAVEGYLGGSILGAFTVDNQNDGKLLQQIFARCLEGDHQPTIITSKFLNRKHDVSNNLVHSPPDCTALYDAIIIDDPIVSNCIVDQMNTENVLLIPNGERAMELMSDKRSVPKNCKQSLTMKGDKYYPDPKYRTYGSNYHKARYLQVDTKEHMEYLQENIVKEKNRRQAIQNQLQALQNDIDSRSLMLKELEDKIRKMTTAKQEIRKEYDELSNEAEPEVHDLNNLEDEQRDIQRLINEKEGLLGQSETKLRELKAKITAQEEKVCNLKKLSNEVEERLWPLQEQIQKKQLQQRQLSTNYDYYKQKLEEYQRKRQSANKAVEMKQQELSGKTSEAELLCERPLRLRSVPEISKEMGEVSRNIAKVQTETENIEEVSKRYQNLTEKHASIRCCFKTLTQSMFTLNKAIQNRAKYYKLTENYFVTLIKHSFKKILEYRQFTGNLDINMDQKKLELIVKPQHGSQGQTTTSNLSGGERSFSTVAFLYALWQCMDFSFYFLDEFDVFMDKMNRTKVIEVLLHHANAKPDLQFVFLTPQDMPSISGNVRVLRLQDPQRFNV, encoded by the exons ATGAGTAAAAGTCAACCCTCCAAGGGTTCCAATAGGGCTCAAAAGAGGAAGCCTCTTACTCAACTGTCTCAAGAAGAAACTGTCAGCTCTTCAAAGAGATCCAGAACATCAAGTGAAATTTCTAACTTCTCAGCTACCGAAAGGAGAGCAGGCACAATTAactacatcattttaaagaatttcatGTGCCACTCTTTCTTAGATGTCGACTTGCggcaaaaaaacataaactttTTGGTAGGCAAAAATGGGAGTGGTAAGAGTGCCATTTTAACTGCTCTAATTGTGGGTTTGGGAGGAAGAGCCAATTTAACTAACCGAGGAACCAGCATCAAGAATTTTATAAAAGTGGGAAAGCCGTCAAGTAACATAGAAATTCAGCTTTACAATGAAGGTCCTATGGCTTACCatccaaaaaaatatgggaaaacTATTACTATTAGTCGTAATATCACTGCATCAGGTGGTGGAAGTTTTAAAGTGAAAGCTGAAAGTGGGGCAGTTATTTCAACTCATGCCAAAGAAGTTGTAAATATAACAACTACTTTGAATATTCAAGTTGATAATCCAGTGTGTCTTCTTACTCAAGATACTGCCAGGAACTTCTTAAGCAGTAATGATCCAAAAAAGAAGTTTCAACTTTTCATGAAAGCAACTAAGCtggaaatgctggaaaatgaGTATAAAGCAgcaataagtgaaaaaaataaatgctcTCGTGATTTAGAAGATAAAAAAGCTAGTTTTGAAAAACTGCAAGAAGAGATAAATAGGCTTAAAGTGACCATAGCGGGGTACAAATCGATTGTTGAATTAAAAGATAAGAAATTAGaattacaaaatgaaatacaATGGTCTCAAGTCCAAGACATTGAGAAGGAATTGGCAGAGGAGCAGCAAAAAGTAGACAAAATTGATGAGAAAATGAAAGAATTGGAATTGCAGAATAACAGAAAAGCccaagaaattgaagaaattgaacAGACAGTACAAGAAAATGAGAGACATATTGCAACATTAAAGAGAGACTTGGAAGTTAAAAAACGACCTCAAGCGGATATGAAGCGCGAATtggaagaattgaaaaatgccTTTATGGAGACAAAAAAGGTGAAGCAAAATCTGGATATTGAGATTGTATCAAAAAGAAAGGATATGGAGTACTTGGCACAGGAGATTGCAAATACTAACAAAAATATGTCTCAAGTGGAGCAGCAGAAAAGAGAGAGAATGAATAATTTATCACAACTTCAAAATAGGTTGAAGG GTGCCAATGAACACTTAGCTACCTGCGCAAACGACCGATTTCAAGTCAAAAATGACATCACCAAGAAACGCGAAGATGCCGATAGCctcaaattagaaattaaacatatcaATCAATGTATAAATCAAGaagaatcaaatttaaaagcttTGCGAACAGAGCAGGGAAATTCTCTGATGTTATATGGCACGAGCATTCCGAAGGTGAAAGAAATGATCAGGAGTCAACGGTCATCATTCAAATACGAACCTAAAGGACCGTTGGGCTCATACATAAAGCTGAAAGATAAGAAATGGGCAATAGCCGTTGAAGGTTATTTAGGTGGTTCAATATTGGGAGCGTTCACGGTGGATAATCAAAATGATGGGAAATTGCTGCAGCAGATTTTCGCCAGATGTTTAGAAGGAGATCATCAACCTACCATCAtaacatcaaaatttcttaataggAAGCATGATGTGAGCAATAATTTGGTGCATTCTCCGCCGGATTGCACTGCTTTATATGACGCAATAATAATTGACGATCCCATAGTTTCTAATTGCATTGTCGATCAAATGAACACAGAAAACGTATTACTGATTCCAAATGGTGAGAGAGCTATGGAGTTAATGTCAGATAAAAGGTCGGTTCcgaaaaattgcaaacaaaGCTTGACAATGAAAGGAGACAAGTATTATCCGGATCCGAAGTACAGAACTTACGGCTCAAACTATCATAAGGCCAGATACTTACAGGTGGACACGAAGGAGCACATGGAGTATCTTCAGGAGAACATAGTAAAAGAGAAGAATCGGAGACAAGCGATTCAGAACCAGCTGCAAGCCCTACAAAATGATATTGATAGCCGCAGCCTGATGCTAAAAGAGTTAGAAGATAAAATCCGAAAAATGACCACTGCAAAACAAGAAATTCGAAAAGAGTATGATGAATTGAGCAATGAAGCTGAGCCAGAAGTGCACGATTTAAACAACTTAGAGGATGAGCAGCGTGACATTCAAAGACTCATAAACGAAAAAGAAGGTTTATTAGGTCAATCTGAAACAAAGTTGCGAGAGTTGAAGGCGAAAATAACTGCCCAGGAAGAGAAAGTGTGCAACCTAAAAAAACTCAGCAACGAGGTCGAGGAGCGACTTTGGCCACTTCAAGAACAAATTCAGAAGAAACAATTGCAGCAAAGACAATTATCTACAAACTACGATTATTATAAACAGAAGCTAGAAGAATATCAAAGAAAAAGGCAGAGTGCCAACAAAGCAGTAGAAATGAAACAACAAGAACTAAGTGGGAAGACTTCTGAAGCGGAGCTATTATGTGAGCGACCACTGAGACTTAGAAGTGTACCAGAAATTTCTAAAGAAATGGGAGAAGTTTCTAGAAACATTGCTAAAGTGCAAACAGAAACTGAGAATATTGAGGAAGTGTCAAAgcgttatcaaaatttaacagaGAAACATGCCTCTATCAGATGTTGCTTCAAAACCTTGACTCAAAGCATGTTCACACTGAATAAGGCCATACAGAATAGGGCTAAATATTATAAGCTTACGGAAAACTATTTTGTAACATTGATTAAACACtctttcaagaaaattttagaatatcGACAGTTTACAGGAAACTTGGATATAAATATGGATCAAAAGAAACTTGAGTTAATTGTCAAGCCGCAGCATGGCTCACAGGGCCAAACTACTACCTCAAATTTGTCAGGAGGCGAACGATCATTTTCTACAGTGGCCTTTTTGTATGCTTTGTGGCAGTGCatggatttttcattttattttcttgatgAATTCGACGTGTTTATGGACAAGATGAACCGTACCAAAGTAATAGAAGTATTACTTCATCACGCAAACGCGAAACCGGACTTGCAATTCGTGTTTTTAACTCCTCAGGATATGCCATCTATTTCAGGAAATGTGCGTGTTCTGCGATTGCAAGATCCACAGAGGTTTAATGTATGA
- the mRpS7 gene encoding small ribosomal subunit protein uS7m, translating into MILSFPITNMAVVKIFFTNSQLFKQNINFLRPLLQQNGMAMYPPYFIEPIYRKEHQQDLVKSGDISQYTHLPTKAALNDQTSSLSHDPLIVLFTHYLMRNGDKVLARELVEKSLEQVKRIQLERYHKSTSKEDKSKIELNPKVVFHKAVENCKPILQLMAVKRGGVRYMVPVPVSNHRAQFLSMKWLIEAAREKDKKMVRFWTQLGRELVEAANNNGRVVRRKQELHKQCEANKAYAHYRWS; encoded by the exons ATGATACTAAGTTTTCCCATAACAAACATGGccgttgttaaaatattttttacaaattctcaattatttaagcaaaatataaatttcttgag GCCCCTACTCCAGCAGAATGGCATGGCAATGTATCCCCCTTACTTTATAGAGCCAATTTATCGAAAAGAGCATCAGCAAGACTTGGTTAAATCAGGCGATATTAGCCAATACACTCATCTACCAACCAAAGCAGCCCTAAATGATCAAACAAGTTCTCTATCTCATGATCCCTTAATTGT CCTTTTCACACATTACCTTATGAGAAATGGAGATAAAGTACTAGCACGTGAACTAGTTGAAAAATCTCTGGAACAAGTAAAGCGAATCCAGCTAGAAAGATACCATAAATCCACCTCAAAAGAGgataaaagcaaaattgagTTGAACCCAAAGGTGGTGTTTCATAAAGCAGTAGAAAATTGCAAACCAATTTTGCAACTTATGGCTGTCAAAAGAGGGGGAGTTAGATAtatg gttcCAGTTCCAGTATCAAATCATCGCGCACAGTTTCTGTCCATGAAATGGCTGATTGAAGCTGCAAGGGAAAAAGATAAGAAAATGGTTAGATTTTGGACACAATTGGGCAGAGAATTAGTGGAAGCTGCAAATAATAATGGGAGAGTTGTGAGAAGGAAACAGGAACTTCATAAACAGTGTGAGGCTAACAAAGCCTATGCCCATTATCGCTGGAGCTAA